A region of Thermobifida halotolerans DNA encodes the following proteins:
- a CDS encoding potassium channel family protein, whose amino-acid sequence MTDNTTLLAAWQRRVSLPLTLASLLFLVAWALPILLPTLDARLQQVCVWVTWLTWALFAVDYLTQVVLAPNRRAFIRSHLLDLIVIALPVLRPLQILRVVTVLYRLDRSASATMRGNITLYGTVTLIIVLVCASLAVLHLESQHADAAIHTFEDALWWALTTVSTVGYGDLYPVTLGGRAVASVLFLLGVALIGIVTGTLASWITERVHPSGSTPPASQADVRALTEEVRELRAQLAQLTARPGTEGPPPHTADR is encoded by the coding sequence ATGACCGACAACACCACCCTCCTCGCCGCGTGGCAACGCCGCGTCTCCCTTCCCCTGACCCTCGCCTCACTGCTGTTCCTGGTGGCGTGGGCACTGCCGATCCTCCTGCCCACCCTGGACGCGCGCCTGCAGCAGGTCTGCGTCTGGGTAACCTGGCTGACCTGGGCACTGTTCGCCGTGGACTACCTGACCCAGGTCGTCCTGGCCCCCAACCGGCGGGCGTTCATCCGCAGCCACCTGCTCGACCTCATCGTGATCGCCCTCCCGGTGCTGCGTCCCCTGCAGATCCTCCGAGTCGTCACCGTGCTGTACCGACTCGACCGCAGCGCCTCGGCGACCATGCGCGGCAACATCACCCTGTACGGAACGGTGACGCTGATCATCGTGCTGGTGTGCGCCTCCCTGGCGGTGCTGCACCTGGAGAGCCAGCACGCCGACGCCGCCATCCACACCTTCGAGGACGCGCTGTGGTGGGCCCTGACCACGGTCTCCACCGTCGGCTACGGCGACCTGTACCCGGTCACACTCGGCGGAAGAGCCGTCGCCTCAGTGCTGTTCCTGCTCGGAGTGGCCCTGATCGGCATCGTCACCGGAACCCTGGCGTCATGGATCACCGAACGGGTCCACCCCTCCGGCAGCACACCTCCCGCCAGCCAGGCGGACGTGCGCGCCCTCACCGAAGAGGTCCGGGAACTCCGCGCCCAACTGGCACAACTGACCGCCCGCCCCGGCACCGAGGGACCACCACCGCACACGGCCGACAGGTGA